In Trichoderma asperellum chromosome 1, complete sequence, a single window of DNA contains:
- a CDS encoding uncharacterized protein (EggNog:ENOG41~TransMembrane:1 (o92-111i)), with protein MSLMNGEVALAIPTGVKPVIFVLTLSDEATQNNFQSSHARLLNELFERATVRHANTAEKAFGLFTQCAEPHAVFIADGGIARPNCEIINQRLALYAACGGIVIFGGLFAASRGDDLKKVFKQTWDLPWEPGSFHRTTLSLNEGAITSTLKTRLQASYSQKALHLYGVQKNESWYLPTQNSVIEEWVPRAGPITDFSESPIIYACYGSGHVGFIGDTEAEEGTVICILAMQFKQNL; from the exons ATGTCCTTGATGAACGGTGAAGTGGCCTTGGCCATACCCA CGGGCGTCAAGCCCGTCATCTTCGTACTCACTCTTTCTGACGAAGCAACTCAGAACAACTTCCAGAGTTCTCACGCACGACTCCTGAACGAACTTTTTGAAAGGGCGACAGTTAGGCACGCCAATACGGCTGAGAAGGCATTTGGCCTCTTCACCCAGTGTGCAGAGCCACACGCGGTGTTTATAGCCGACGGCGGCATCGCTCGCCCCAATTGCGAGATAATCAACCAGAGGCTGGCGCTTTATGCTGCTTGCGgcggcatcgtcatctttggcggcctGTTTGCGGCCTCCAGAGGAGATGATTTGAAGAAGGTCTTTAAGCAAACCTGGGACCTCCCGTGGGAGCCTGGCTCCTTTCACCGTACCACTTTGAGTCTGAACGAAGGAGCAATTACTTCGACCCTCAAGACTAGACTACAGGCCTCGTACAGCCAAAAGGCTCTCCATCTTTACGGGGTGCAAAAGAATGAGTCGTGGTATCTGCCCACACAGAATTCGGTTATCGAGGAGTGGGTGCCTCGTGCAGGGCCAATCACCGACTTCAGCGAATCGCCCATTATTTATGCTTGTTACGGAAGTGGCCATGTTGGGTTCATCGGCGAtactgaggctgaggagggcACTGTGATTTGCATTCTTGCTATG CAATTCAAGCAGAACCTGTGA
- a CDS encoding uncharacterized protein (SECRETED:SignalP(1-24)): protein MMCLQATPLPSSLLFGLAPQSVWSLLAVPAQRIFPQPNVWPSRKTMGCPAWLCLQLIPYPCTCTGPRPLVPTALAHDDDAQVVARWANPKKPLVASSSARKAETLPFSDKPCNLRSTLLERLPLSRFSSRVPLASVPEKPLSLTPIPPAASSPIQARQTLGGKQKKRDSHPCRSHTRVKREKIPAGANRVLQGVD, encoded by the exons ATGATGTGTTTGCAAGCAACGCCGCTGCCCTCCAGTTTGCTATTTGGCCTTGCTCCACAGTCTGTATGGTCTTTGCTGGCAGTCCCAGCCCAACGCATCTTTCCGCAACCCAACGTGTGGCCTTCTAGAAAGACGATGGGCTGTCCTGCATGGCTATGTCTCCAGCTCATCCCCTACCCTTGCACTTGCACAGGACCCCGTCCCTTGGTCCCCACCGCCTTAGcccacgacgacgacgcccaAGTTGTTGCACGTTGGGCCAACCCTAAAAAACCATTAG TCGCATCTTCTTCGGCTCGGAAAGCAGAGACTTTGCCCTTTTCCGATAAACCTTGCAACCTTCGCTCGACCCTTCTCGAAAGGCTTCCGTTATCTCGTTTCTCGTCCCGCGTACCGCTTGCTAGCGTCCCCGAGAAGCCTCTCAGTCTCACACCCATTCCGCCAGCCGCATCCTCGCCGATACAAGCAAGGCAAACACTAGGagggaaacaaaagaaaagagacagcCACCCCTGTCGATCTCACACCAGggtaaagagagagaaaattccTGCAGGGGCCAACAGAGTGCTTCAGGGGGTAGACTGA
- a CDS encoding uncharacterized protein (SECRETED:SignalP(1-24)), which translates to MMCLQATPLPSSLLFGLAPQSVWSLLAVPAQRIFPQPNVWPSRKTMGCPAWLCLQLIPYPCTCTGPRPLVPTALAHDDDAQVVARWANPKKPLVASSSARKAETLPFSDKPCNLRSTLLERLPLSRFSSRVPLASVPEKPLSLTPIPPAASSPIQARQTLGGKQKKRDSHPCRSHTRTAKSPQQIQQKSSPDS; encoded by the exons ATGATGTGTTTGCAAGCAACGCCGCTGCCCTCCAGTTTGCTATTTGGCCTTGCTCCACAGTCTGTATGGTCTTTGCTGGCAGTCCCAGCCCAACGCATCTTTCCGCAACCCAACGTGTGGCCTTCTAGAAAGACGATGGGCTGTCCTGCATGGCTATGTCTCCAGCTCATCCCCTACCCTTGCACTTGCACAGGACCCCGTCCCTTGGTCCCCACCGCCTTAGcccacgacgacgacgcccaAGTTGTTGCACGTTGGGCCAACCCTAAAAAACCATTAG TCGCATCTTCTTCGGCTCGGAAAGCAGAGACTTTGCCCTTTTCCGATAAACCTTGCAACCTTCGCTCGACCCTTCTCGAAAGGCTTCCGTTATCTCGTTTCTCGTCCCGCGTACCGCTTGCTAGCGTCCCCGAGAAGCCTCTCAGTCTCACACCCATTCCGCCAGCCGCATCCTCGCCGATACAAGCAAGGCAAACACTAGGagggaaacaaaagaaaagagacagcCACCCCTGTCGATCTCACACCAGg ACCGCAAAATCGCCCCAGCAGATACAGCAAAAATCAAGCCCAGACAGCTAA